From a region of the Desulfomonilaceae bacterium genome:
- the rpsS gene encoding 30S ribosomal protein S19, with translation MPRSVSKGPFVDEHLLNKVVQAKDTSSRKVIQTWSRRSTIIPDMVGITFAVHNGKKFIPVFVTENMVGHKLGEFSPTRTFHGHAGDRKAKKGRK, from the coding sequence ATGCCTCGTTCAGTCAGTAAAGGGCCTTTCGTGGATGAACATCTTTTGAATAAAGTCGTCCAGGCCAAGGACACATCGTCAAGAAAAGTCATTCAGACTTGGTCTCGCAGGTCAACGATAATTCCTGACATGGTGGGGATCACATTCGCCGTGCATAATGGGAAGAAATTCATACCCGTGTTCGTAACCGAGAACATGGTCGGACATAAGTTGGGCGAATTCTCCCCTACCCGAACCTTTCACGGGCATGCTGGAGACAGAAAAGCCAAGAAAGGAAGAAAGTGA
- the rplV gene encoding 50S ribosomal protein L22, translating to MEWESRLSHAHISAQKARLVADLVRGMPVGAALSALQFTPKKAAEIIRKALQSALDNASKSSGVNEDNLYISRIMVDEGPTAKRWMPRAMGRATRIRKRTSHISIALQEK from the coding sequence ATGGAATGGGAGTCCCGGTTATCGCATGCGCACATATCAGCGCAAAAGGCTAGACTCGTGGCCGATCTTGTAAGAGGAATGCCTGTCGGAGCGGCGTTAAGCGCACTGCAATTTACTCCGAAGAAGGCCGCCGAGATCATAAGAAAGGCCTTACAGTCAGCATTGGATAACGCTTCTAAGTCCAGTGGGGTGAATGAGGACAACCTCTACATCAGCAGAATAATGGTCGATGAAGGCCCCACTGCAAAAAGATGGATGCCCAGGGCTATGGGTAGAGCTACTCGTATTAGAAAACGAACTAGTCATATTTCGATTGCCCTGCAGGAAAAATGA
- the rpmC gene encoding 50S ribosomal protein L29, translated as MKPRELRDLSVEELTVKEKEFREEEFKLRFKKATGQLEKTARLGILRKEIARVQTIIREKRGSA; from the coding sequence ATGAAGCCCCGAGAATTGCGGGATCTTTCTGTTGAAGAATTGACCGTCAAAGAGAAAGAGTTTCGAGAAGAGGAATTTAAACTCCGCTTCAAGAAGGCCACCGGTCAGTTGGAAAAAACCGCCCGGCTCGGCATCCTTAGGAAGGAAATAGCTCGGGTTCAAACTATAATTCGAGAGAAGAGGGGGTCTG
- the rplP gene encoding 50S ribosomal protein L16, protein MLAPKKVKYRKRQKGRMTGTPLRGTQVSFGEYGLMALEPIWVTSRQIEAGRIAMTRHVKRGGKIWIRVFPDKPITKKPAETRMGKGKGAPEEWVAVVKPGIIMYEMEGVPIEVAREAFRLAARKLPLKTRFVIREELT, encoded by the coding sequence ATGCTTGCGCCCAAAAAAGTCAAATATCGTAAGAGACAAAAGGGTAGAATGACGGGCACGCCACTCAGAGGAACGCAAGTGTCTTTCGGCGAGTATGGTTTGATGGCGCTTGAACCGATATGGGTTACTTCCAGGCAAATCGAAGCTGGTCGTATCGCCATGACACGCCACGTAAAAAGAGGCGGCAAGATCTGGATCAGGGTTTTCCCGGATAAGCCGATAACCAAAAAGCCCGCCGAGACCCGTATGGGTAAAGGAAAGGGCGCTCCGGAAGAATGGGTGGCAGTGGTCAAACCTGGCATCATTATGTATGAGATGGAAGGCGTTCCCATTGAAGTGGCCCGTGAGGCTTTCCGACTCGCAGCCCGAAAACTGCCATTAAAAACTCGTTTTGTTATTCGTGAGGAGTTGACATGA
- the rplB gene encoding 50S ribosomal protein L2, with translation MSIKKYKPTSPGIRFQTGHSFDEITADEPLKSLVRGKISGSGRNNNGRITVRRRGGGHKKLFRLVDFKRNKIDIPAVVTTVEYDPNRSARIALVTYADGAKAYILYANGLKVGDSVLAGDKVDIKPGNCLPLKNIPLGTMVHNVEMKIGKGGQIIRAAGTYAQLMAKEKGYVQLKLPSGEVRMVLDRCRASVGQVGNLEHEKISLGKAGRARYLGRRPKVRGVVMNPVDHPHGGGEGKTSGGRHPVTPWGVPTKGFKTRKGKKPSDQFIVKRRK, from the coding sequence ATGTCAATAAAGAAATACAAACCAACTTCGCCGGGCATTAGGTTCCAGACCGGTCACTCATTTGACGAGATCACTGCCGACGAACCTTTGAAGTCTCTAGTCAGAGGTAAAATTAGCGGAAGTGGTCGAAACAATAATGGGCGGATAACGGTCAGGAGACGAGGCGGTGGGCACAAGAAACTGTTTCGCCTGGTGGATTTCAAGCGAAACAAGATCGATATTCCCGCCGTGGTCACGACTGTTGAATATGATCCGAACCGGAGCGCTAGAATAGCGCTGGTAACTTACGCAGACGGCGCTAAGGCTTATATTCTGTATGCCAACGGACTAAAAGTCGGCGACTCTGTCCTGGCTGGTGATAAAGTCGATATCAAACCGGGAAACTGCTTGCCCCTCAAGAATATACCGCTAGGGACCATGGTTCATAATGTTGAGATGAAGATTGGCAAGGGCGGGCAGATCATCAGGGCTGCTGGGACTTACGCTCAGTTGATGGCCAAAGAAAAGGGATATGTTCAGCTCAAGCTGCCCTCCGGCGAGGTTCGTATGGTATTGGACCGTTGTCGCGCCTCGGTCGGGCAAGTTGGAAATCTGGAACACGAAAAAATTTCTCTCGGTAAGGCTGGCCGGGCCAGATATCTTGGCCGTCGCCCAAAAGTCAGAGGCGTTGTCATGAATCCGGTCGATCATCCGCACGGTGGTGGCGAAGGCAAGACCTCCGGCGGTCGTCATCCGGTCACCCCATGGGGCGTGCCTACTAAAGGTTTCAAGACACGCAAGGGTAAAAAACCATCCGATCAATTTATCGTTAAACGGAGGAAGTGA
- the rpsC gene encoding 30S ribosomal protein S3 — MGQKVHPHGFRLGVTRTWDSRWFSQREYGTFLIEDLKLRQFVKKKLAQASVSKMEIERAAGKIRMIIHTARPGVVIGPKGAEIEKLRRQILRVTNKDVIVDVKEIRKPEVDAQLVAENVAQQLERRIAFRRAMKKSVSSALKSGAKGIRIATAGRLGGAEMARREWYREGRVPLHTLRADIDYGFARASTTYGVIGVKVWIFKGELIKSSVGER; from the coding sequence TTGGGACAAAAAGTTCATCCTCACGGTTTTCGATTGGGTGTCACCAGGACATGGGATTCGAGGTGGTTTTCCCAAAGGGAATACGGGACTTTTCTGATTGAAGACCTCAAGCTCAGGCAATTCGTAAAGAAGAAACTGGCCCAGGCGAGCGTATCCAAGATGGAAATTGAAAGAGCGGCTGGTAAAATCAGAATGATAATACACACCGCCCGGCCAGGAGTGGTGATCGGCCCCAAGGGAGCTGAGATTGAAAAGCTCAGAAGGCAAATTCTTCGGGTCACCAACAAGGACGTCATCGTCGATGTCAAGGAAATCCGGAAACCAGAGGTGGACGCCCAGCTTGTAGCTGAGAACGTGGCCCAGCAACTCGAAAGAAGAATCGCTTTTAGGAGAGCTATGAAAAAATCAGTCTCCAGCGCTCTTAAGTCTGGCGCCAAAGGAATTCGTATCGCCACCGCCGGAAGGTTGGGCGGCGCGGAAATGGCCAGACGTGAATGGTATCGGGAGGGTCGAGTTCCGCTACATACACTTAGGGCCGATATCGACTATGGATTCGCTCGGGCTTCTACGACGTACGGAGTTATTGGCGTCAAAGTCTGGATCTTTAAGGGCGAGTTGATCAAAAGCTCTGTTGGAGAAAGATAA